The Montipora capricornis isolate CH-2021 chromosome 6, ASM3666992v2, whole genome shotgun sequence genome has a window encoding:
- the LOC138050325 gene encoding steroid 17-alpha-hydroxylase/17,20 lyase-like, whose translation MALFLLTAICNLLSLGNMILVLLLFFLLHYVKVLYEFRDMPPGPRLTCLPIVGNILSLKTKVDTIAETFESLRKYYGGDFSLRLGSFKFLMVSTPEAVKEVLLTKSVSFAGRQLTRASSEFSLGYKDVIFAEYGPIWKFYRKLFVTALRQYLSNIPLIENRVTTQAEKLMRFMEEQRGELFDPADYIMKAVANVICKITFKGGSDTQSPDLERMLKLNAAFVANIDDLQKIAVLDFFPWVRYLPIKIYERWAAPVWEIHEIIRKRLKETKENFDPTEPVEDLISAILRAQRDFEVECKSEDEKADLFSEDRFITTVYDMFFAGYETTSTALRFVLAFMVMHPKYQEDIQRELDDLLGERRPTLDDRSDLPLVQAAILESLRVGNIVPLALAHKAIEDTTLRGYRVPKDTIVYPNTEAVHMNPQCWEDPTVFNPYRHIDENGKLVANPDHFFPFGGGRRVCAGEALAKIELFLFTSLLFQHFTFVAEEGYQLQMKGAAIQFPVRFKIRAIKRKP comes from the exons ATGGCTTTGTTTTTACTAACTGCAATATGCAATTTACTCAGCCTTGGAAATATGATTTTGGTATTGCTACTTTTCTTCCTTCTGCATTATGTGAAAGTGTTGTACGAATTCAGAGACATGCCGCCGGGGCCACGTTTGACTTGCCTGCCCATTGTGGGCAACATTTTATCTCTTAAGACGAAAGTTGATACGATTGCCGAGACCTTCGAGAG tcTGAGAAAATACTACGGCGGCGATTTTTCTTTGAGACTTGGAAGCTTCAAGTTCCTGATGGTGTCAACGCCTGAGGCTGTAAAGGAGGTTCTACTGACGAAATCTGTTTCTTTCGCTGGAAGACAACTAACTCGTGCCTCTTCAGAATTTTCCTTAG GTTACAAGGACGTTATTTTTGCTGAGTATGGTCCTATATGGAAGTTCTACCGTAAACTGTTCGTGACTGCACTGCGTCAGTATCTTTCCAACATCCCTCTTATTGAAAACCGAGTGACAACCCAGGCAGAAAAACTGATGCGATTCATGGAAGAGCAAAGGGGAGAGCTTTTCGATCCTGCTGATTACATAATGAAAGCTGTTGCTAATGTAATTtgcaaaattactttcaaaGGTGGCTCTGATACTCAAAGTCCAGACTTAGAGAGAATGTTAAAGCTAAACGCGGCCTTCGTAGCAAATATCGATGATTTACAAAAAATTGCTGTTTTGGATTTTTTCCCTTGGGTGCGTTATTTGCCAATAAAGATCTATGAGCGTTGGGCGGCACCCGTGTGGGAAATACACGAGATAATTCGAAAACGATTAAAGGAAACGAAAGAAAATTTTGATCCCACAGAACCAGTTGAAGATTTGATTTCAGCTATCCTTCGTGCCCAACGCGACTTTGAAGTAGAGTGCAAATCGGAGGACGAAAAAGCTGATCTTTTTTCCGAAGATCGCTTCATTACAACCGTTTATGATATGTTCTTTGCCGGCTACGAAACCACGAGCACCGCATTGCGATTCGTGTTGGCCTTCATGGTAATGCACCCGAAATACCAAGAAGATATTCAGCGCGAATTAGATGACCTACTTGGCGAAAGACGACCGACACTAGATGACCGGTCCGATCTCCCCCTCGTGCAAGCAGCGATCCTGGAGTCACTGAGAGTCGGCAATATTGTTCCATTAGCTCTAGCTCATAAAGCCATTGAAGATACAACGCTTCGTGGATACCGTGTTCCTAAGGACACCATCGTATATCCCAACACAGAGGCAGTTCACATGAATCCCCAATGCTGGGAAGATCCAACCGTATTCAATCCCTACCGGCATATTGACGAGAACGGAAAACTAGTGGCAAACCCTGATCATTTCTTTCCCTTTGGTGGTGGGCGCCGTGTCTGTGCTGGAGAAGCCCTGGCCAAAATTGAGCTCTTCCTTTTCACTTCACTTTTGTTTCAACACTTCACCTTCGTTGCCGAGGAAGGCTATCAGCTTCAGATGAAGGGAGCCGCAATACAGTTTCCTGTTCGTTTCAAGATACGCGCAATTAAGCGAAAGCCTTGA